The Streptomyces tendae genome has a window encoding:
- a CDS encoding SCO2400 family protein produces MDFCQPCRRHLNGALACPGCGTPVETLRAQQGQGAPAGPAGDTPGAPASARGGGYGAGGAHPREGGAHGAHADNDAYADNDAHSGDDAHGEDRPDDARDGREDVGADAAPSGRRAARRRGREPEDEDRHAGQSRRDRKAAAHRRRRNRTLMVVAGFVLAAGGLSLAELGLDAPGSGDRQAVAGEESVDGGAEEVEASASESGGAAEAGTPGTSPSPGASGSASASASSPEDEESEGADEESAEATESSASADAPTTDPAAPPTGEDPPETEAPDPGPDPTTEEPEPEPEPSKTCKKFLWWCT; encoded by the coding sequence CGGCACCTCAACGGCGCTTTGGCCTGCCCCGGTTGCGGCACGCCCGTCGAGACGCTGCGCGCCCAGCAGGGGCAGGGCGCGCCGGCGGGGCCCGCGGGCGACACCCCCGGCGCGCCCGCGTCCGCACGGGGCGGCGGATACGGCGCCGGTGGCGCGCACCCCCGCGAGGGCGGCGCCCACGGCGCCCACGCCGACAACGATGCCTACGCCGACAACGATGCCCACTCGGGCGACGACGCCCACGGCGAGGACCGCCCGGACGACGCGCGCGACGGCCGTGAGGACGTGGGGGCCGATGCGGCGCCGTCGGGGCGGCGCGCCGCCCGGCGCCGGGGGCGGGAGCCGGAGGACGAGGACCGGCACGCCGGTCAGAGCCGCCGGGACCGCAAGGCGGCGGCCCACCGCAGACGGCGCAACCGCACCCTGATGGTCGTCGCGGGCTTCGTCCTCGCGGCCGGCGGACTGAGCCTGGCGGAACTGGGGCTGGACGCGCCCGGCTCGGGGGACCGCCAGGCGGTCGCCGGTGAGGAGTCGGTCGACGGGGGCGCGGAGGAGGTCGAGGCGAGCGCGTCGGAGAGCGGCGGTGCCGCGGAGGCGGGGACACCGGGGACGTCCCCCAGCCCCGGGGCGTCGGGGTCGGCCTCGGCGTCGGCGTCCTCGCCCGAGGACGAGGAGTCGGAAGGGGCGGACGAGGAGTCGGCGGAGGCGACCGAGTCGTCGGCGTCCGCGGACGCGCCCACGACCGACCCGGCCGCACCCCCCACCGGGGAGGACCCGCCGGAGACGGAGGCCCCCGACCCCGGCCCCGACCCGACCACCGAGGAGCCGGAGCCGGAACCCGAAC